The following coding sequences lie in one Carassius carassius chromosome 1, fCarCar2.1, whole genome shotgun sequence genomic window:
- the LOC132147404 gene encoding gastrula zinc finger protein XlCGF26.1-like isoform X1, giving the protein MMFVKEEREENTSEPDTSTIKHEEPETWRIKHEEPETWRIKHEEPETWRIKHEESETWRIKHEESETWRIKHEESETWRIKHEESETWRIKHEESETWRIKHEESETWRIKHEESETWRIKHEESETWRIKHEESETWRIKPEEQETLRIKHEEPESWRIKHEEPETLRIKHEPETWRIKPEEPETVRINQEEPETVRINQEEPETLRIKQEEPETWRIKHEEPETWGIKQEQPEQWRITLEEQGGLMKVKEEGQDPNKVEEKHHCQKDHDVNGEKSCSIKKTEVKSLFSCSQCGNTYKHKVSLKDHMLTHAGIKPFSCSQCGKSFTTKRLLKYHLLTHTIEKPFSCSQCGKSFKKKGHLNDHLLTHTIEKPFSCFQCGKTFTRKASLKNHMLIHAEIKPFSCSQCGKSFTQITKLNDHLQIHSSVKPFSCSQCGKTFTRNASLKDHMLIHAGIKPFSCSQCGKSFTQKRKLKDHLHIHSSEKPFVCYQCGKSYTHKSNLKRHMLIHAGIKYFTCSHCGKSFTQKTQLQDHLYTHSSEKSFSCSQCGKSFTGAARLEHHMLIHAGIKPFSCSQCGKSFTQKGHLNAHLYTHSSEKPFSCSQCGKTFTYKLSLKRHMLIHAGIKPFTCSECGKSFTQKGHLKTHLVTHSSKKLSKTR; this is encoded by the exons atgatgtttgttaaagaggagagagaagagaacacgagtgaaccagaCACCAGcacaataaaacacgaggaaccagaaacctggagaataaaacacgaggaaccagaaacctggagaataaaacacgaggaaccagaaacatggagaataaaacacgaggaatcagaaacatggagaataaaacacgaggaatcagaaacatggagaataaaacacgaggaatcagaaacatggagaataaaacacgaggaatcagaaacatggagaataaaacacgaggaatcagaaacatggagaataaaacacgaggaatcagaaacatggagaataaaacacgaggaatcagaaacatggagaataaaacacgaggaatcagaaacatggagaataaaacacgaggaatcaGAAACATGGAGAATAAAACCAGAGGAACaagaaactttgagaataaaacacgaggaaccagaaagctggagaataaaacacgaggaaccagaaactttgagaataaaacacgaaccagaaacctggagaataaaaccagaggaaccagaaaccgtgAGAATAAatcaagaggaaccagaaaccgtgAGAATAAatcaagaggaaccagaaactttgagaataaaacaggaggaaccagaaacctggagaataaaacacgaggaaccagaaacctggggAATAAAACAGGAGCAACCAGAACAATGGAGAATAACACTTGAGGAACAAGGAG gcCTGATGAAAGTGAAAGAAGAAGGACAAGATCCAAATAAGGTGGAGGAGAAACATCACTGTCAGAAAGATCATGATGTCAATGGAGAAAAATCTTGCAGCATTAAAAAAACCGAAGTCAAAAGTCTTTTCAGCTGTTCTCAGTGCGGGAACACTTACAAACATAAAGTAAGCCTGAAGGATCACATGTTAACTCATGCTGgaataaagcctttcagctgctctcagtgtggaaagagttttacaacGAAAAGGCTACTTAAGTATCATTTGCTAACTCACACTATAgaaaagcctttcagctgctctcagtgtggaaagagtttcaaaaAGAAAGGACACCTTAATGATCATTTGCTAACTCACACTATAgaaaagcctttcagctgcttTCAGTGTGGAAAGACTTTCACTCGTAAAGCAAGCCTTAAGAATCACATGTTAATACATGCTGAgataaagcctttcagctgctctcagtgtggaaagagttttacacagatAACGAAACTTAATGATCATTTGCAAATTCACTCTTCAgtaaagcctttcagctgctctcagtgtggaaagacttTCACACGTAATGCAAGTCTTAAGgatcacatgttaattcatgctggaATTAAGCCTTTCAGCtgttctcagtgtggaaagagttttacacagaaaAGGAAACTTAAGGATCATTTGCATATTCACAGTTCAGAAAAGCCTTTCGTCTGctatcagtgtggaaagagttataCACATAAATCGAACCTAAAgaggcacatgttaattcatgctgggATAAAGTATTTTACCTGCTCtcactgtggaaagagttttacacagaaaACCCAACTTCAGGATCATTTGTATACTCACTCTTCAGAAaagtctttcagctgctctcagtgtggaaaatcTTTCACAGGTGCAGCAAGACTTGAGcatcacatgttaattcatgctggaataaagcctttcagctgctctcagtgtggaaagagttttacacagaaaGGACACCTTAATGCTCATTTGTATACTCACTCTTCAgaaaagcctttcagctgctctcagtgtggaaagacatttacatataaattaaGCCTTAAgaggcacatgttaattcatgctggaATAAAGCCTTTTACCTGCTCtgagtgtggaaaaagttttacacagaaagGACACCTTAAGACTCATTTGGTAACACACTCttcaaaaaaactttcaaaaacaagATAA